CTCAGATCGTTGGTCATGAAATATTCAGTCACCATCGTGTCTTCATTATAGTGTATCACACGGGAAGTAATCCGTACCCACTCGCTGATCAATGCCGGCCGCACGTAGGCGATCTGGTGCTGGTACACTACCCAGCTGGTTCTGAGCTGCCGGTACATCGCTTCATAACTGAATCCGTATAGCTTCGAAACCTGATCTTCACGTGCATTAAAGAAGTATTCAAAGTACTTGGAATTATTTAGATGCATGAGCGGGTCGCAATCCTGAAACCGGATAATTACGCGCGATTCCGCCTCAATAGGCATGTCAGATAAGTCGGTATTGAAAAGCATTTTCTGATATTTTTTGTTAGCAAAAAACGGTCACTCTCCCCGGTACCTCACAGCCAGCCCGCTCAGGATATATCCCTCTTTTTTGACACTTGTATAGTATTTGTAAGTCACATTTATCAGTGCGTCGGCACCGATTTTCTGTGCTTTGATGACCAGTCTCGCTGTCAGGAGCTCCTTTGTTTTAGCATCGTTTCCCCGATACATCATTCTTTTGTCCTTTGTCTGCCGGTCAGTAAGTGTGTCTTCGCTGCTGATTTCCACCACGCCGATTTCGGAATAAGGCCTTTCGACCGGCTGATTTTCGTACAATACTTCAATGGGATATTTGGTATTGGTAGAGATGGGAATACCTCCGCCGG
This Dyadobacter sp. UC 10 DNA region includes the following protein-coding sequences:
- a CDS encoding acyl-CoA thioesterase: MLFNTDLSDMPIEAESRVIIRFQDCDPLMHLNNSKYFEYFFNAREDQVSKLYGFSYEAMYRQLRTSWVVYQHQIAYVRPALISEWVRITSRVIHYNEDTMVTEYFMTNDLRTELKTMLWTTSKHISIETGKRVPHPQEVMDYLKATCVPGIDFPALQFNERIHTIKHGLSAGANV